In Halichondria panicea chromosome 9, odHalPani1.1, whole genome shotgun sequence, a genomic segment contains:
- the LOC135341403 gene encoding uncharacterized protein LOC135341403 — translation MTAVLAGQVLGPKPGRAICSFWQGGVEIALRVLAPVVGSVPALVGAAIALVGLGNDDISLVSAATEAGSLGVAGYIICCAAFGVFLELLMIVVRFLNIGLINIKSTIFLTVDVFISLVLTLAHLAGGVTAAYFASLGSESLVRNGLATGSAFCLLAVPLYALLTVWSIIFIKNEWNKEVIKYTLKDLF, via the exons ATGACTGCAGTTCTAGCTGGACAAGTGTTGGGCCCCAAGCCTGGGAGAGCAATCTGTAGCTTCTGGCAGGGTGGAGTGGAGATAGCACTGAGGGTACTAGCCCCTGTG GTGGGATCTGTGCCAGCCTTAGTAGGAGCTGCTATAGCGCTGGTTGGACTGGGCAATGATGACATCAGTCTGGTATCAGCTGCCACTGAGGCTGGGTCCCTGGGTGTTGCCGGCTATATTATCTGCTGTGCAGCATTTGGAGTGTTCTTGGAGTTGCTCATGATTGTGGTTCGTTTTCTCAACATCGGACTCATCAATATCAAGTCAACAATTTTTCTGACTGTT GATGTGTTCATCAGTCTTGTGCTAACTCTTGCGCATCTTGCCGGTGGAGTGACGGCAGCCTATTTTGCTAGTCTCGGATCAGAGTCTCTCGTTAGGAATGGACTGGCCACAGGCTCT GCTTTTTGTCTCCTGGCAGTGCCTTTGTATGCCCTACTGACTGTCTGGTCTATTATCTTCATAAAGAATGAGTGGAATAAGGAAGTGATCAAGTACACCCTCAAGGACTTATTTTAG
- the LOC135341397 gene encoding thiamin pyrophosphokinase 1-like isoform X2: MAECIRDTLFPLHMFCRGIDGSRENGEACLILLNSNLYGMETWLKNCWNLFSVVACADGGSNTLFDCVEPDRHKYVPNVICGDLDSARPEVLSYYKERGSDVVHITDQDSTDFSKTLNHLLLLREQGMLKFSAVYVINALWGRFDQTMGNIGVLFNTSCHLLPLYLMSEDSLLFLLKPGSSCITVDSGLEEGHCGLVPVGGACSSCTTTGLTWNLGGEGMEMKGLISTSNIIDPSASQVTVACSDPLLWTMSHTLLQF, from the exons ATGGCTGAGTGCATCAGGGACACACTGTTTCCACTACACATGTTTTGCAGAGGGATTGATGGCAGCAG GGAAAATGGTGAGGCATGTCTTATTCTCCTGAACTCAAACCTGTACGGAATGGAGACATGGCTCAAGAACTGCTGGAATTTGT TTTCAGTGGTAGCCTGTGCTGATGGTGGGTCTAATACACTTTTTGACTGTGTGGAGCCAGACCGACACAA GTATGTGCCCAATGTGATCTGTGGAGACCTTGATTCAGCCAGACCAGAGGTGCTCTCCTACTATAAGGAAAGG GGCTCCGATGTTGTTCATATTACGGACCAAGACTCCACTGACTTTTCAAAGACATTAAATCATCTCTTATTGCTGAGGGAGCAAGGCATGCTAAAG TTTTCAGCTGTGTACGTCATAAACGCATTGTGGGGACGTTTTGACCAAACCATGGGCAACATTGGAGTGTTGTTCAACACCTCTTGTCATCTTTTGCCTCTGTACCTAATGTCTGAAGACTCACTCCTATTCCTCCTGAAACCA GGTAGCAGCTGCATCACTGTCGATTCTGGGCTGGAGGAGGGGCACTGTGGATTGGTACCAGTGGGAGGGGCTTGTTCCTCCTGTACCACCACTGGGCTCACTTGGAACCTAG GTGGAGAGGGAATGGAGATGAAGGGACTTATCTCTACTAGCAACATTATTGATCCCTCCGCTAGCCAAGTTACTGTTGCTTGTAGTGATCCACTTTTATGGACAATGTCACATACTCTATTACAA TTCTAG
- the LOC135341397 gene encoding thiamin pyrophosphokinase 1-like isoform X3, with protein sequence MAECIRDTLFPLHMFCRGIDGSRENGEACLILLNSNLYGMETWLKNCWNLFSVVACADGGSNTLFDCVEPDRHKYVPNVICGDLDSARPEVLSYYKERGSDVVHITDQDSTDFSKTLNHLLLLREQGMLKFSAVYVINALWGRFDQTMGNIGVLFNTSCHLLPLYLMSEDSLLFLLKPGSSCITVDSGLEEGHCGLVPVGGACSSCTTTGLTWNLGGEGMEMKGLISTSNIIDPSASQVTVACSDPLLWTMSHTLLQ encoded by the exons ATGGCTGAGTGCATCAGGGACACACTGTTTCCACTACACATGTTTTGCAGAGGGATTGATGGCAGCAG GGAAAATGGTGAGGCATGTCTTATTCTCCTGAACTCAAACCTGTACGGAATGGAGACATGGCTCAAGAACTGCTGGAATTTGT TTTCAGTGGTAGCCTGTGCTGATGGTGGGTCTAATACACTTTTTGACTGTGTGGAGCCAGACCGACACAA GTATGTGCCCAATGTGATCTGTGGAGACCTTGATTCAGCCAGACCAGAGGTGCTCTCCTACTATAAGGAAAGG GGCTCCGATGTTGTTCATATTACGGACCAAGACTCCACTGACTTTTCAAAGACATTAAATCATCTCTTATTGCTGAGGGAGCAAGGCATGCTAAAG TTTTCAGCTGTGTACGTCATAAACGCATTGTGGGGACGTTTTGACCAAACCATGGGCAACATTGGAGTGTTGTTCAACACCTCTTGTCATCTTTTGCCTCTGTACCTAATGTCTGAAGACTCACTCCTATTCCTCCTGAAACCA GGTAGCAGCTGCATCACTGTCGATTCTGGGCTGGAGGAGGGGCACTGTGGATTGGTACCAGTGGGAGGGGCTTGTTCCTCCTGTACCACCACTGGGCTCACTTGGAACCTAG GTGGAGAGGGAATGGAGATGAAGGGACTTATCTCTACTAGCAACATTATTGATCCCTCCGCTAGCCAAGTTACTGTTGCTTGTAGTGATCCACTTTTATGGACAATGTCACATACTCTATTACAA TGA
- the LOC135341397 gene encoding thiamin pyrophosphokinase 1-like isoform X1, producing the protein MAECIRDTLFPLHMFCRGIDGSRENGEACLILLNSNLYGMETWLKNCWNLFSVVACADGGSNTLFDCVEPDRHKYVPNVICGDLDSARPEVLSYYKERGSDVVHITDQDSTDFSKTLNHLLLLREQGMLKFSAVYVINALWGRFDQTMGNIGVLFNTSCHLLPLYLMSEDSLLFLLKPGSSCITVDSGLEEGHCGLVPVGGACSSCTTTGLTWNLGGEGMEMKGLISTSNIIDPSASQVTVACSDPLLWTMSHTLLQVSRN; encoded by the exons ATGGCTGAGTGCATCAGGGACACACTGTTTCCACTACACATGTTTTGCAGAGGGATTGATGGCAGCAG GGAAAATGGTGAGGCATGTCTTATTCTCCTGAACTCAAACCTGTACGGAATGGAGACATGGCTCAAGAACTGCTGGAATTTGT TTTCAGTGGTAGCCTGTGCTGATGGTGGGTCTAATACACTTTTTGACTGTGTGGAGCCAGACCGACACAA GTATGTGCCCAATGTGATCTGTGGAGACCTTGATTCAGCCAGACCAGAGGTGCTCTCCTACTATAAGGAAAGG GGCTCCGATGTTGTTCATATTACGGACCAAGACTCCACTGACTTTTCAAAGACATTAAATCATCTCTTATTGCTGAGGGAGCAAGGCATGCTAAAG TTTTCAGCTGTGTACGTCATAAACGCATTGTGGGGACGTTTTGACCAAACCATGGGCAACATTGGAGTGTTGTTCAACACCTCTTGTCATCTTTTGCCTCTGTACCTAATGTCTGAAGACTCACTCCTATTCCTCCTGAAACCA GGTAGCAGCTGCATCACTGTCGATTCTGGGCTGGAGGAGGGGCACTGTGGATTGGTACCAGTGGGAGGGGCTTGTTCCTCCTGTACCACCACTGGGCTCACTTGGAACCTAG GTGGAGAGGGAATGGAGATGAAGGGACTTATCTCTACTAGCAACATTATTGATCCCTCCGCTAGCCAAGTTACTGTTGCTTGTAGTGATCCACTTTTATGGACAATGTCACATACTCTATTACAAGTGAGTAGGAATTAG
- the LOC135341390 gene encoding phospholipid scramblase 2-like isoform X3, translated as MADQGDIPLGETSSSHNQVGPTQPSPSNPEQPPPVGQPATQPLPPLPYPAGQPGQPAAAPYPGQPAHLDAGHPPQQAGVYPPPPPGPQPPPGAGYGAGFAGAFAGALGAAQQPQQVQWMAAPTDAPSDCPPGLEYLIHIDQILVNQQIEIFEIITNFETENKYRIRNTLGQQVYFAAEESSVFQRQCCGPGRAFQMSITDNNNKEVIRLDRPLRCYYNCSGLTCYCCCSCCAPHVIEVQAPPGNVVGYVKQDALGILRPWFSIQNADGETMLKIKGPVLGCACYADANFEVLSADGQTNVGRICKQWGGLAREYFTDADNFGIQFPMDLDVKMKAVMLGAVFLIDFMFFESAGGGNQNGGRRAHY; from the exons ATGGCAGATCAAGGCGACATCCCTCTTG GGGAGACTTCTTCTTCACATAATCAGGTTGGACCTACCCAACCCTCTCCTAGCAACCCTGAGCAACCTCCCCCTGTAGGACAGCCAGCTACCCAACCTCTACCACCATTACCATACCCTGCCGGGCAACCCGGACAGC CAGCTGCTGCTCCCTACCCTGGTCAACCGGCCCATCTGGATGCTGGTCATCCCCCACAACAAGCAGGTGTTtacccaccaccaccaccag GTCCCCAGCCACCCCCTGGAGCAGGGTATGGAGCTGGGTTTGCTGGAGCGTTTGCAGGAGCACTGGGCGCTGCACAGCAGCCACAGCAG GTGCAATGGATGGCTGCCCCCACTGATGCCCCCAGTGACTGCCCCCCAGGACTAGAATATCTCATTCACATCGACCAAATCCTCGTCAACCAGCAGATTGAAATATTTGAGA TTATCACCAACTTTGAGACGGAGAACAAATATCGTATCCGTAACACTCTAGGACAGCAGGTCTACTTTGCTGCAGAAG AGTCAAGTGTGTTCCAGCGGCAGTGCTGTGGACCTGGTCGTGCATTTCAAATGAGCATCACTGACAACAACAACAAGGAA GTGATTCGCTTGGACCGTCCTCTTCGTTGCTACTACAACTGCAGTGGTCTGACATGCTACTGTTGCTGCAGCTGTTGTGCCCCTCATGTGATTGAGGTGCAGGCCCCTCCAGGCAATGTTGTTGGCTACGTCAAGCAGGACGCCTTGGGAATACTCCGACCTTGGTTCTCTATTCAGAATGCTGATGGGGAGACCATGCTCAAGATCAAGGGACCTGTGCTCGGTTGTGCTTGCTATGCTGATGCCAACTTTGAG GTGCTGTCAGCTGATGGCCAGACCAATGTGGGGCGCATCTGTAAGCAGTGGGGAGGACTGGCCAGGGAGTACTTCACTGATGCCGACAACTTTGGGATACAGT TTCCCATGGACCTTGATGTCAAGATGAAGGCTGTGATGTTGGGAGCAGTGTTTCTCATT GACTTCATGTTTTTCGAGAGTGCTGGTGGAGGGAACCAAAATGGTGGACGTCGCGCCCACTATTAA
- the LOC135341390 gene encoding phospholipid scramblase 2-like isoform X1: MADQGDIPLGETSSSHNQVGPTQPSPSNPEQPPPVGQPATQPLPPLPYPAGQPGQPASQPPPQLPYPAGQPGQPAAAPYPGQPAHLDAGHPPQQAGVYPPPPPGPQPPPGAGYGAGFAGAFAGALGAAQQPQQVQWMAAPTDAPSDCPPGLEYLIHIDQILVNQQIEIFEIITNFETENKYRIRNTLGQQVYFAAEESSVFQRQCCGPGRAFQMSITDNNNKEVIRLDRPLRCYYNCSGLTCYCCCSCCAPHVIEVQAPPGNVVGYVKQDALGILRPWFSIQNADGETMLKIKGPVLGCACYADANFEVLSADGQTNVGRICKQWGGLAREYFTDADNFGIQFPMDLDVKMKAVMLGAVFLIDFMFFESAGGGNQNGGRRAHY; this comes from the exons ATGGCAGATCAAGGCGACATCCCTCTTG GGGAGACTTCTTCTTCACATAATCAGGTTGGACCTACCCAACCCTCTCCTAGCAACCCTGAGCAACCTCCCCCTGTAGGACAGCCAGCTACCCAACCTCTACCACCATTACCATACCCTGCCGGGCAACCCGGACAGCCTGCTAGCCAACCTCCACCACAATTACCATACCCTGCCGGGCAACCTGGACAGCCAGCTGCTGCTCCCTACCCTGGTCAACCGGCCCATCTGGATGCTGGTCATCCCCCACAACAAGCAGGTGTTtacccaccaccaccaccag GTCCCCAGCCACCCCCTGGAGCAGGGTATGGAGCTGGGTTTGCTGGAGCGTTTGCAGGAGCACTGGGCGCTGCACAGCAGCCACAGCAG GTGCAATGGATGGCTGCCCCCACTGATGCCCCCAGTGACTGCCCCCCAGGACTAGAATATCTCATTCACATCGACCAAATCCTCGTCAACCAGCAGATTGAAATATTTGAGA TTATCACCAACTTTGAGACGGAGAACAAATATCGTATCCGTAACACTCTAGGACAGCAGGTCTACTTTGCTGCAGAAG AGTCAAGTGTGTTCCAGCGGCAGTGCTGTGGACCTGGTCGTGCATTTCAAATGAGCATCACTGACAACAACAACAAGGAA GTGATTCGCTTGGACCGTCCTCTTCGTTGCTACTACAACTGCAGTGGTCTGACATGCTACTGTTGCTGCAGCTGTTGTGCCCCTCATGTGATTGAGGTGCAGGCCCCTCCAGGCAATGTTGTTGGCTACGTCAAGCAGGACGCCTTGGGAATACTCCGACCTTGGTTCTCTATTCAGAATGCTGATGGGGAGACCATGCTCAAGATCAAGGGACCTGTGCTCGGTTGTGCTTGCTATGCTGATGCCAACTTTGAG GTGCTGTCAGCTGATGGCCAGACCAATGTGGGGCGCATCTGTAAGCAGTGGGGAGGACTGGCCAGGGAGTACTTCACTGATGCCGACAACTTTGGGATACAGT TTCCCATGGACCTTGATGTCAAGATGAAGGCTGTGATGTTGGGAGCAGTGTTTCTCATT GACTTCATGTTTTTCGAGAGTGCTGGTGGAGGGAACCAAAATGGTGGACGTCGCGCCCACTATTAA
- the LOC135341390 gene encoding phospholipid scramblase 2-like isoform X2, whose translation MADQGDIPLGETSSSHNQVGPTQPSPSNPEQPPPVGQPATQPLPPLPYPAGQPGQPASQPPPQLPYPAGQPGQPAAAPYPGQPAHLDAGHPPQQAGVYPPPPPGPQPPPGAGYGAGFAGAFAGALGAAQQPQQVQWMAAPTDAPSDCPPGLEYLIHIDQILVNQQIEIFEIITNFETENKYRIRNTLGQQVYFAAEESSVFQRQCCGPGRAFQMSITDNNNKEVMRLDRPRRCLPCYFCCSCCSPNVIEVQAPPGNVVGYVKQDGLGIIRPWFFIQNADGETILKIKGPVLGCACYADANFEVLSADGQTNVGRISKQWGGLAKEYFTDADNFGIQFPMDLDVKMKAVMLGAVFLIDFMFFESAGGGNQNGGRRAHY comes from the exons ATGGCAGATCAAGGCGACATCCCTCTTG GGGAGACTTCTTCTTCACATAATCAGGTTGGACCTACCCAACCCTCTCCTAGCAACCCTGAGCAACCTCCCCCTGTAGGACAGCCAGCTACCCAACCTCTACCACCATTACCATACCCTGCCGGGCAACCCGGACAGCCTGCTAGCCAACCTCCACCACAATTACCATACCCTGCCGGGCAACCTGGACAGCCAGCTGCTGCTCCCTACCCTGGTCAACCGGCCCATCTGGATGCTGGTCATCCCCCACAACAAGCAGGTGTTtacccaccaccaccaccag GTCCCCAGCCACCCCCTGGAGCAGGGTATGGAGCTGGGTTTGCTGGAGCGTTTGCAGGAGCACTGGGCGCTGCACAGCAGCCACAGCAG GTGCAATGGATGGCTGCCCCCACTGATGCCCCCAGTGACTGCCCCCCAGGACTAGAATATCTCATTCACATCGACCAAATCCTCGTCAACCAGCAGATTGAAATATTTGAGA TTATCACCAACTTTGAGACGGAGAACAAATATCGTATCCGTAACACTCTAGGACAGCAGGTCTACTTTGCTGCAGAAG AGTCAAGTGTGTTCCAGCGGCAGTGCTGTGGACCTGGTCGTGCATTTCAAATGAGCATCACTGACAACAACAACAAGGAA GTGATGCGCTTGGACCGTCCTCGTCGTTGTCTGCCATGCTACTTTTGCTGCAGCTGTTGTTCTCCTAATGTGATAGAGGTGCAGGCCCCTCCAGGCAATGTGGTCGGCTACGTCAAGCAAGACGGCCTGGGAATAATCCGACCTTGGTTCTTTATTCAGAATGCTGACGGGGAAACCATTCTCAAGATCAAGGGACCTGTGCTCGGTTGTGCTTGCTATGCTGATGCCAACTTTGAG GTGCTGTCAGCTGATGGCCAGACCAATGTGGGGCGCATCAGTAAGCAGTGGGGAGGACTGGCCAAGGAGTACTTCACTGATGCCGACAACTTTGGAATACAGT TTCCCATGGACCTTGATGTCAAGATGAAGGCTGTGATGTTGGGAGCAGTGTTTCTCATT GACTTCATGTTTTTCGAGAGTGCTGGTGGAGGGAACCAAAATGGTGGACGTCGCGCCCACTATTAA
- the LOC135341381 gene encoding phospholipid scramblase 2-like isoform X2 — protein sequence MAAAPYPGQPAHLAGPPPYYAGQPPQQPGAYPPGAPQQAGVYPPPPPGPQPPPGAGYGAGFAGAFAGALGAAVQPQQVQWMAAPTDAPSDCPPGLEYLIHIDQVLVNQQIEVFELITNFETQNKYRIRNTLGQQVYFAAEESSVLQRQCCGPGRAFQMSITDNNNKEVIRLDRPLRCYYNCSGLTCYCCCSCCAPHVIEVQAPPGNVVGYVKQDALGILRPWFSIQNADGETMLKIKGPVLGCACYADANFEVLSADGQTNVGRICKQWGGLAREYFTDADNFGIQFPMDLDVKMKAVMLGAVFLIDFMFFETAGGGNHNRGRHAHY from the exons ATG GCTGCTGCTCCCTACCCTGGTCAACCGGCCCACCTGGCTGGGCCTCCTCCCTACTATGCTGGTCAGCCCCCACAACAACCAGGCGCTTACCCCCCGGGGGCCCCACAACAAGCAGGTGTTtacccaccaccaccaccag GTCCTCAGCCACCCCCTGGAGCAGGGTATGGAGCTGGGTTTGCTGGAGCGTTTGCAGGAGCACTGGGCGCTGCTGTGCAGCCACAGCAG GTGCAATGGATGGCTGCCCCCACTGATGCCCCCAGTGACTGCCCCCCAGGACTAGAGTATCTCATTCACATCGACCAAGTCCTCGTCAACCAGCAGATTGAAGTATTTGAGT TGATCACCAACTTTGAGACTCAGAACAAATATCGTATCCGTAACACTCTAGGACAGCAGGTCTACTTTGCTGCAGAAG AGTCAAGTGTGCTCCAGCGGCAGTGCTGTGGACCTGGTCGTGCATTTCAAATGAGCATCACTGACAACAACAACAAGGAA GTGATTCGCTTGGACCGTCCTCTTCGTTGCTACTACAACTGCAGTGGCCTGACATGCTACTGTTGCTGCAGCTGTTGTGCCCCTCATGTGATTGAGGTGCAGGCCCCTCCAGGCAATGTTGTTGGCTACGTCAAGCAGGACGCCCTGGGAATACTCCGACCCTGGTTCTCTATTCAGAATGCTGATGGGGAGACTATGCTCAAGATCAAGGGACCTGTGCTCGGTTGTGCTTGCTATGCTGATGCCAACTTTGAG GTGCTGTCAGCTGATGGCCAGACCAACGTGGGGCGGATCTGTAAGCAGTGGGGAGGACTGGCCAGGGAGTACTTCACTGATGCCGACAACTTTGGGATACAGT TTCCCATGGACCTTGATGTCAAGATGAAGGCTGTGATGTTGGGAGCAGTGTTTCTCATT GACTTCATGTTCTTCGAGACTGCTGGCGGAGGGAACCATAATCGTGGACGTCACGCCCACTACTGA
- the LOC135341381 gene encoding phospholipid scramblase 2-like isoform X1, whose translation MADQGDIPLGETSPAQTQVGPTQPSPSNPEQPPPAQPPAGQPASQPPPQLPYPAGQPGQPASQPPQQIPYPAGQPGQPAAAPYPGQPAHLAGPPPYYAGQPPQQPGAYPPGAPQQAGVYPPPPPGPQPPPGAGYGAGFAGAFAGALGAAVQPQQVQWMAAPTDAPSDCPPGLEYLIHIDQVLVNQQIEVFELITNFETQNKYRIRNTLGQQVYFAAEESSVLQRQCCGPGRAFQMSITDNNNKEVIRLDRPLRCYYNCSGLTCYCCCSCCAPHVIEVQAPPGNVVGYVKQDALGILRPWFSIQNADGETMLKIKGPVLGCACYADANFEVLSADGQTNVGRICKQWGGLAREYFTDADNFGIQFPMDLDVKMKAVMLGAVFLIDFMFFETAGGGNHNRGRHAHY comes from the exons ATGGCAGATCAAGGCGACATCCCTCTTG GGGAGACTTCTCCTGCACAAACTCAGGTTGGACCTACCCAACCCTCTCCTAGCAACCCTGAGCAACCTCCCCCTGCACAACCACCTGCAGGACAGCCAGCTAGCCAACCTCCACCACAATTACCATACCCTGCCGGGCAACCCGGACAGCCTGCTAGCCAACCTCCACAGCAAATACCATACCCTGCTGGGCAACCCGGACAGCCTGCTGCTGCTCCCTACCCTGGTCAACCGGCCCACCTGGCTGGGCCTCCTCCCTACTATGCTGGTCAGCCCCCACAACAACCAGGCGCTTACCCCCCGGGGGCCCCACAACAAGCAGGTGTTtacccaccaccaccaccag GTCCTCAGCCACCCCCTGGAGCAGGGTATGGAGCTGGGTTTGCTGGAGCGTTTGCAGGAGCACTGGGCGCTGCTGTGCAGCCACAGCAG GTGCAATGGATGGCTGCCCCCACTGATGCCCCCAGTGACTGCCCCCCAGGACTAGAGTATCTCATTCACATCGACCAAGTCCTCGTCAACCAGCAGATTGAAGTATTTGAGT TGATCACCAACTTTGAGACTCAGAACAAATATCGTATCCGTAACACTCTAGGACAGCAGGTCTACTTTGCTGCAGAAG AGTCAAGTGTGCTCCAGCGGCAGTGCTGTGGACCTGGTCGTGCATTTCAAATGAGCATCACTGACAACAACAACAAGGAA GTGATTCGCTTGGACCGTCCTCTTCGTTGCTACTACAACTGCAGTGGCCTGACATGCTACTGTTGCTGCAGCTGTTGTGCCCCTCATGTGATTGAGGTGCAGGCCCCTCCAGGCAATGTTGTTGGCTACGTCAAGCAGGACGCCCTGGGAATACTCCGACCCTGGTTCTCTATTCAGAATGCTGATGGGGAGACTATGCTCAAGATCAAGGGACCTGTGCTCGGTTGTGCTTGCTATGCTGATGCCAACTTTGAG GTGCTGTCAGCTGATGGCCAGACCAACGTGGGGCGGATCTGTAAGCAGTGGGGAGGACTGGCCAGGGAGTACTTCACTGATGCCGACAACTTTGGGATACAGT TTCCCATGGACCTTGATGTCAAGATGAAGGCTGTGATGTTGGGAGCAGTGTTTCTCATT GACTTCATGTTCTTCGAGACTGCTGGCGGAGGGAACCATAATCGTGGACGTCACGCCCACTACTGA
- the LOC135341386 gene encoding activating signal cointegrator 1 complex subunit 1-like, whose product MSRKPPSSDVCVTSCHPGRVNEVLQPTLVSLSDGRCYRKIIHSFGQTEETHMDLSVTQTYMDDRFDEGGEDDETELEGVEPLPGGKGFMLRMVIPSDFYKYIIGWKGGTKSSIEKDTKTRIRVPQRGTEGDIVIEGETVSRLSDAKRRLDIIVWSNRLKEPISHFISIPLNHPIITERLNEFRSQVLASCSKDKGVSEDLFQTPAKLHLTVGVMRLFTPEEVEKAKSVLQECVIEARDCLGDETVMITLSGVDCMNDDPSAVSVLYAKVSLKDSSARLQRFVDTLVASFMEKAPDLMTREFERIGVKLHATILNSAFRELADQQKALRTPHRGRGPRETFDARTIFKKFGEFKFGEIPLQHVHLSKRGEYGPDGFYRCVRHYPIDTVSCG is encoded by the exons ATGAGCAGAAAGCCACCATCTAGTGATGTATGTGTCACCAGCTGTCATCCTGGGAGGGTGAATGAGGTTCTCCAGCCTACTCTCGTGTCTCTTAGCGATGGAAGATGTTATCGGAAAATAATCCACTCCTTTGGACAAACAGAAGAGACCCACATGGATCTTAGTGTCACCCAAACTTACATGG ATGACCGTTTTGATGAGGGTGGAGAAGACGATGAGACTGAGCTTGAAGGGGTCGAGCCTCTACCAGGAGGCAAGGGGTTCatgctcagaatggtcattCCATCGGATTTCTACAAGTACATAATCGGGTGGAAAGGCGGTACAAAATCATCCATTGAAAAAGACACCAAGACTCGGATCAGAGTGCCCCAGCGAGGAACTGAGGGAGACATTG TTATTGAAGGTGAAACTGTGTCTCGCCTGTCTGACGCCAAAAGGAGACTGGATATAATAGTGTGGTCCAATCGTCTCAAGGAGCCTATCTCCCACTTCATCTCCATCCCACTTAACCACCCAATTATCACCGAGCGACTGAATGAGTTCAGGTCCCAAGTACTGGCATCATGCTCCAAG GACAAAGGGGTGAGTGAGGATCTGTTCCAGACTCCTGCCAAGCTCCACCTGACGGTTGGTGTCATGAGACTATTCACACCAGAAGAAGTG GAAAAAGCCAAGTCTGTCCTTCAGGAGTGTGTTATTGAAGCAAG AGATTGCCTTGGTGACGAGACTGTTATGATAACCCTCTCTGGTGTAGACTGTATGAATGATGACCCCTCAGCTGTGAGTGTGCTCTATGCTAAGGTGTCACTGAAGGACTCATCTGCCAG ATTACAGAGGTTTGTGGACACACTTGTTGCTTCGTTCATGGAGAAGGCTCCCGACCTCATGACCAGAGAATTCGAGAGAATTGGAGTCAAACTTCATGCCACAATTTTAAACTCGGCATTTCGAGAGCTGGCAGACCAACAGAAGGCATTGAGAACCCCTCACAGAGGCAGGGGTCCCAGGGAGACATTTGATGCAAGAACAATATTCAAG AAATTTGGAGAATTCAAGTTTGGCGAAATCCCTCTTCAGCACGTCCACTTGTCTAAAAGAGGCGAATATGGACCAGATGGATTTTATAGATGTGTTAGGCATTACCCTATTGACACTGTTTCTTGTGGATGA